A genome region from Altererythrobacter aquiaggeris includes the following:
- a CDS encoding lysozyme codes for MSFQPRKAVFEVIRQMLGRGFHQSEVERLDMALDCDAGDASRCAAVAANEGRAVSAQGIALIKRFEGCASKRADGLVEAYPDPASGAEPWTIGWGATGREIGPETVWTQEECDARLAADLKKYAREVTQAIGSTPTSQAQFDALVSFHYNTGAIARATLTRRHLTQDYDGAAAQFARWNRASGQVLKGLARRRSAEASLYKSLV; via the coding sequence ATGAGCTTTCAGCCGCGTAAAGCGGTGTTCGAAGTTATCCGCCAGATGCTTGGTCGGGGTTTCCACCAGAGCGAAGTCGAACGCCTCGATATGGCGCTGGATTGCGATGCGGGTGACGCTTCCCGCTGCGCGGCTGTCGCGGCGAATGAGGGCCGTGCTGTCAGCGCGCAAGGTATCGCCCTTATCAAACGGTTCGAAGGCTGCGCCAGCAAACGGGCTGACGGGTTGGTCGAGGCCTATCCCGATCCCGCCAGCGGCGCCGAACCATGGACAATCGGCTGGGGCGCTACCGGACGCGAAATTGGCCCTGAAACCGTCTGGACGCAGGAAGAATGCGACGCCCGTCTTGCGGCGGACCTGAAAAAATACGCTCGCGAGGTTACACAGGCGATCGGCAGCACGCCGACATCGCAGGCGCAGTTCGATGCCCTGGTATCCTTTCATTACAATACGGGGGCCATTGCCCGCGCAACGCTGACGCGCAGGCATTTGACACAGGATTATGATGGTGCAGCCGCGCAATTTGCCCGCTGGAACAGGGCATCGGGCCAAGTGCTGAAAGGCCTGGCACGAAGGCGCAGCGCGGAAGCCAGTCTTTACAAGTCACTGGTCTGA
- a CDS encoding leucyl aminopeptidase family protein, with the protein MSKKHAMIEPDRGQDAVSIHLIDKEGFAAWAKTLSSGQRAALDAQRFDGSGYQTAIVPDGDGWFAVGGVANPAELSSWCLAKLGEVLPAGTYRLASGEPGPAKLGWQTAQYRFDRYLSEDDTVGPRILLTKEAKSVEPAIAEAAAVAKVRDLVNTPAEDMGPAALEAEAEALAKTYRAELTVTKGDALEQEYPMVHAVGRAASRHHAPRMLRLEWGDEKHPKLAIVGKGVCFDSGGLDVKSAAGMKLMKKDMGGAAHALALAGLVMGAGLKVRLHLLVPAVENAISSNAFRPGDVLKSRQGITVEIGNTDAEGRLILGDALTRASEDKPDLMIDFATLTGAARVALGPDLVAMMCRNDDTARAFVDAGLATDDDVWRLPLPESYREYLKSDIADTNNAQSNPYAGASVAGLFLDRFVGEGIDWTHFDTFAWRPFAKPGRPTGGEALGLRAAWHMLQSRYGDA; encoded by the coding sequence ATGAGTAAAAAACACGCAATGATCGAACCAGACCGCGGCCAGGATGCGGTATCCATCCACTTGATCGACAAGGAGGGATTTGCTGCATGGGCCAAAACCCTGTCGTCCGGTCAGCGCGCCGCGCTCGATGCACAAAGGTTTGACGGATCAGGCTATCAGACCGCCATCGTTCCCGACGGGGATGGCTGGTTTGCCGTTGGCGGCGTCGCCAATCCGGCGGAGTTATCCAGCTGGTGCCTGGCAAAACTTGGCGAAGTTCTGCCCGCCGGGACATACCGCCTTGCCTCGGGCGAACCCGGCCCGGCAAAACTGGGCTGGCAAACCGCACAATACAGGTTCGACCGCTACCTCAGCGAAGATGACACGGTCGGACCGCGAATATTGCTGACCAAAGAAGCGAAATCCGTCGAACCGGCCATTGCCGAAGCAGCCGCAGTCGCAAAGGTCCGCGACCTTGTGAACACCCCAGCCGAAGACATGGGTCCTGCTGCGCTCGAGGCGGAAGCGGAAGCGCTCGCAAAGACTTACCGGGCGGAACTGACCGTCACCAAAGGCGATGCGCTGGAGCAGGAATATCCGATGGTCCACGCGGTTGGCCGTGCGGCCAGCCGCCATCACGCGCCGCGAATGCTGCGCCTGGAATGGGGTGATGAAAAACATCCCAAGCTGGCGATTGTCGGCAAGGGTGTGTGTTTCGATTCGGGCGGTCTCGATGTCAAATCGGCTGCCGGAATGAAACTGATGAAGAAAGATATGGGCGGTGCCGCACACGCGCTCGCACTGGCCGGACTGGTCATGGGTGCAGGCCTGAAGGTGCGGCTCCATCTGCTGGTGCCTGCTGTCGAAAACGCCATTTCATCAAACGCATTCCGCCCCGGTGATGTGCTGAAAAGCCGCCAGGGTATCACCGTGGAAATCGGTAACACCGATGCAGAAGGCCGCTTGATTTTGGGTGATGCGCTCACCCGCGCGAGCGAGGACAAGCCCGATCTCATGATCGATTTTGCAACCTTGACCGGTGCAGCGCGCGTTGCGCTGGGGCCCGATCTGGTGGCGATGATGTGCCGCAACGACGATACGGCGCGGGCATTTGTCGATGCCGGCCTCGCCACTGATGATGACGTGTGGCGGCTGCCGCTGCCGGAAAGTTACCGTGAATATCTCAAATCCGACATTGCCGATACCAACAATGCACAGTCCAATCCCTATGCGGGGGCCAGCGTTGCAGGCCTGTTTCTGGACCGGTTTGTCGGCGAAGGTATTGATTGGACGCATTTCGATACGTTCGCCTGGCGGCCTTTTGCAAAACCTGGCCGGCCAACCGGCGGCGAAGCATTGGGCCTGCGTGCCGCGTGGCATATGTTGCAATCGCGTTACGGTGACGCCTAA
- the argC gene encoding N-acetyl-gamma-glutamyl-phosphate reductase — MTFSIFIDGGAGTTGLEIADRLSQRGEFELITLSQADRKNTNARRSALNDADVAILCLPDDAAIEAVGLIANPATRIIDASTAHRTHDGWTYGFPEIIGRDVVAAAKRVSNPGCYPTGFLALVAPLVKAGMLPADRTYAISAVSGYSGGGKALIERFAQDRAIGWRGYGLTLDHKHLGEMKVHAGLTQCPIFMPAVIRAHRGMVVQIPVALDETTADAGAMRSALAQFYMGSRVITVGDAPDDGEILLCEETGAWDGMRLHVLGSADGRQAVLVAVLDNLGKGASGAAVQSLNLMLGLDETAGLTLTAQ, encoded by the coding sequence GTGACGTTCAGCATCTTCATTGACGGCGGTGCTGGCACGACCGGTCTCGAAATTGCAGACAGGCTGTCGCAGCGCGGCGAATTTGAGTTGATCACGCTTTCCCAGGCTGACCGCAAAAACACCAATGCACGGCGATCGGCATTGAACGATGCTGATGTCGCAATTCTGTGCCTGCCGGATGACGCTGCGATCGAGGCTGTCGGTCTGATAGCCAATCCCGCCACCCGCATCATCGACGCATCCACCGCGCACCGGACACATGACGGTTGGACATACGGATTTCCCGAAATTATCGGCCGAGATGTCGTCGCCGCGGCAAAGCGGGTCAGCAATCCGGGCTGCTATCCGACGGGTTTTCTCGCGTTGGTCGCACCACTGGTCAAGGCCGGAATGCTGCCGGCTGACCGGACCTATGCGATCAGCGCGGTTTCGGGATATTCTGGCGGCGGCAAGGCCCTGATCGAACGGTTTGCACAGGACCGCGCGATTGGCTGGCGCGGCTACGGCCTGACGCTAGACCACAAACATCTTGGCGAAATGAAGGTCCACGCAGGGTTGACGCAATGTCCGATTTTCATGCCTGCCGTCATTCGTGCCCACCGCGGGATGGTCGTGCAAATACCCGTCGCGCTGGATGAAACCACCGCCGATGCCGGTGCAATGCGGAGCGCGCTTGCGCAGTTTTACATGGGATCACGCGTCATCACCGTGGGTGATGCGCCCGATGACGGCGAAATCCTGCTTTGCGAAGAAACCGGTGCGTGGGACGGGATGCGTCTGCACGTGCTGGGCAGCGCGGATGGCAGACAAGCGGTGCTGGTCGCGGTGCTGGACAATTTGGGCAAGGGTGCGAGCGGGGCCGCAGTCCAGTCGCTAAATCTGATGCTGGGGCTTGACGAGACAGCAGGTCTCACGCTTACTGCCCAATAA
- a CDS encoding P-II family nitrogen regulator — MKKIEAIIKPFKLDEVKESLHEIGVSGITVTEAKGFGRQKGHTELYRGAEYVVDFLPKVKLEVVVQEGIAERVVEAIAAAAQTGRIGDGKIFVTNIESAMRIRTGEKNDDAI, encoded by the coding sequence GTGAAAAAAATCGAAGCCATCATCAAGCCATTCAAACTGGATGAAGTGAAGGAATCGCTTCACGAAATTGGCGTTTCGGGCATCACCGTTACCGAAGCCAAGGGGTTTGGCCGCCAGAAGGGGCACACGGAACTGTATCGCGGGGCGGAATATGTCGTGGACTTCCTGCCCAAGGTAAAACTCGAAGTCGTTGTACAGGAAGGCATCGCGGAACGTGTGGTCGAAGCGATCGCCGCCGCCGCGCAAACCGGACGCATCGGCGACGGCAAGATTTTCGTGACCAACATCGAAAGCGCCATGCGTATCCGTACCGGTGAGAAAAACGACGACGCTATCTAG
- the map gene encoding type I methionyl aminopeptidase, with the protein MMDYQTVTDGETVLRDGTIKLHGAEGFDGMRRAGKLAASILDHLVDVVKPGVSTAAIDDIVRQMMLDGGAVPATLGYRGYTHSCCISINHVICHGIPSDKQLKDGDIVNIDVTPLLDGWHGDTSRMYLVGDVSLKARRLVEVTHKCLMLGIEKAQPGARLGDVGAAIQEYAESFRYGVVREFCGHGLGRLFHDAPEVVHAARAGTGPELRPGMFFTIEPMINTGKPHVKLLRDGWTAVTRDKSLSAQFEHSIGITETGNEIFTLSEKGLHRPGFD; encoded by the coding sequence ATGATGGATTATCAGACAGTCACAGACGGCGAGACAGTGCTGCGCGACGGCACGATCAAATTGCACGGGGCCGAAGGGTTTGACGGAATGCGCAGGGCGGGCAAACTTGCCGCCAGCATTCTCGACCACCTTGTCGATGTTGTGAAACCGGGCGTTTCGACCGCCGCGATCGACGACATCGTGCGCCAGATGATGCTGGATGGCGGCGCGGTTCCCGCAACGCTGGGGTACCGTGGTTACACGCACAGTTGCTGTATTTCGATCAACCATGTGATCTGCCACGGCATTCCGTCGGACAAGCAACTCAAAGACGGCGATATCGTGAACATCGATGTCACGCCGCTGCTGGATGGCTGGCACGGTGATACCAGCCGGATGTATCTGGTGGGCGATGTATCGTTGAAGGCAAGGCGGCTGGTCGAAGTCACGCACAAATGCCTGATGCTGGGTATCGAGAAAGCGCAGCCCGGTGCACGGCTGGGCGATGTCGGCGCGGCGATCCAGGAATATGCCGAAAGTTTCCGTTACGGTGTGGTGCGCGAATTTTGCGGCCACGGCCTGGGCCGCTTGTTCCACGATGCGCCCGAGGTTGTTCACGCCGCCCGCGCCGGAACCGGCCCCGAACTGCGCCCGGGTATGTTCTTCACCATCGAACCCATGATCAACACCGGCAAGCCGCATGTGAAACTTTTGCGCGACGGCTGGACCGCGGTGACGCGTGACAAATCGCTCAGTGCACAGTTCGAACATTCGATCGGTATCACCGAAACGGGCAACGAGATTTTCACGCTGAGCGAAAAGGGTCTGCACCGGCCCGGGTTCGACTAA
- the glnA gene encoding type I glutamate--ammonia ligase — MSNAKDLIKRIKDEEIEWVDLRFTDPKGKWQHLTMVANIMGEDEFEDGLMFDGSSIAGWKTINESDMILKPDLDAVYVDPFSATPMLIICCDIVEPSTGELYSRDPRSTAKRAEEFLKSVGVGDTIYVGPEAEFFMFDDVRFEDGYAASGYRIDDIELPTNTGREYEGGNLAHRPRAKGGYFPVAPVDSAVDIRGEMVATMIEMGLPCDKHHHEVAAAQHELGLTFGTLVETADRMQVYKYVVHQVAHAYGKTATFMPKPIKDDNGSGMHTHMSIWENGKPTFAGNGYAGLSDNCLYYIGGVIKHAKALNAFTNPTTNSYKRLVPGFEAPVLLAYSARNRSASCRIPYGAGDKSKRVEFRFPDAMANPYLCYAALLMAGLDGIKNKIHPGEAMDKNLYDLPPAELADVPTVCGSLREALEALEDDHEFLLQGNVFSKEQIDAYAELKWEEVLRVDTTPSAAEFDMYYSA, encoded by the coding sequence ATGTCGAATGCAAAAGACCTAATCAAACGCATCAAGGACGAAGAAATCGAATGGGTCGATCTTCGTTTCACCGACCCGAAAGGTAAATGGCAGCACCTGACCATGGTGGCCAATATCATGGGCGAAGACGAATTCGAAGATGGTCTGATGTTCGACGGATCGTCCATCGCCGGTTGGAAAACGATCAACGAATCCGACATGATCCTCAAGCCTGATCTCGATGCGGTGTATGTCGATCCCTTCAGCGCCACGCCGATGCTGATCATTTGCTGTGACATTGTCGAACCATCGACGGGTGAACTCTACAGCCGCGATCCGCGCTCGACCGCAAAACGCGCAGAAGAATTTCTCAAGTCGGTTGGTGTCGGCGATACGATCTATGTCGGCCCGGAAGCCGAGTTTTTCATGTTTGACGATGTGCGCTTCGAAGATGGTTACGCCGCATCAGGCTACCGGATCGACGATATCGAGCTGCCGACCAACACGGGCCGGGAATATGAGGGCGGAAATCTGGCTCACCGCCCTCGCGCAAAAGGCGGTTACTTCCCGGTTGCACCGGTTGACAGTGCGGTCGATATTCGCGGCGAAATGGTCGCCACCATGATCGAAATGGGTCTGCCTTGCGACAAGCATCACCACGAAGTGGCCGCAGCGCAGCACGAACTGGGTCTGACGTTCGGAACGCTTGTGGAAACGGCCGACCGGATGCAGGTTTACAAATACGTCGTCCATCAGGTTGCCCACGCTTACGGCAAGACCGCGACGTTCATGCCCAAGCCGATCAAGGACGATAATGGCAGCGGTATGCACACGCACATGTCGATCTGGGAAAACGGCAAGCCGACCTTCGCCGGAAACGGTTATGCCGGACTGTCCGACAATTGCCTGTATTATATCGGCGGGGTCATCAAACACGCCAAGGCGCTGAACGCTTTCACCAATCCGACCACCAACAGCTACAAACGTCTGGTCCCCGGTTTCGAAGCGCCCGTATTGCTGGCTTATTCGGCCCGCAACCGCTCTGCTTCATGCCGTATCCCGTACGGGGCAGGCGATAAATCCAAACGCGTCGAATTCCGTTTCCCTGACGCAATGGCCAACCCGTATCTGTGTTATGCCGCGCTGCTGATGGCCGGCCTCGACGGGATCAAGAACAAGATCCATCCGGGCGAAGCGATGGACAAAAACCTTTATGATCTGCCGCCGGCCGAACTTGCCGATGTGCCGACCGTATGTGGTTCGCTGCGTGAAGCACTCGAAGCTCTCGAAGACGATCACGAATTCCTGCTGCAGGGCAACGTGTTCTCCAAGGAACAGATCGATGCCTATGCCGAATTGAAATGGGAAGAAGTGTTGCGTGTCGATACGACACCATCGGCTGCCGAGTTCGATATGTATTACAGCGCTTGA